The Uranotaenia lowii strain MFRU-FL unplaced genomic scaffold, ASM2978415v1 HiC_scaffold_1204, whole genome shotgun sequence DNA window CTCCTCCTCAATCGCCCAAAACCGTTGCATGAATCGATGGATGTCCGCCACAGTAGCAACGTTGCAGGAAATAGTGTTGAGCTGATTCGACTGCATGAATTTTCCAGAGACCACCCATCCAAAGGCCGAATTCACCAGCATCGGAAGGCCATCTCCAATTGATATTCTGCCTGATGGTTTGAAGACGTCGAAGAATATTTCAGCGCCCAGAACTACATCGATGGTATTTGCCTGGTAGAACGCTGGATCTGCTAGCTGAATTCCCTCTGGAAAGCTCCAGCTCGAAATGTTCATGGTTGTCGACGGTAGATTTAGAGTGAGTTTCGGAAGTACAAGCAATTCGACGATGGTGGAAAACCGAGTAATGCGAGAGCGTACTGTGGTGCGGAGCTTCAGGCGGGCATGTGTAGACGTGTGACCAATTCCGGAGATCGATAGGTGGACCTTTTCACGACGACTCTGAAGCCGTTGAGAAAACGACTCGGTAATGAAGCTGCACTCGCTTCCTGAATCCAGAAGTGCCCTTGCTGTGTGTGAATTGCCGTGATCGTCGACTAAAGTTATCACAGCTGTTGCGAGAATCACCTTATTGGAATGGCGACCAGCCCCTGGGTTATGAATCGCTGCTGAAAGTGATGTTGATGCTGCTTCGCTAGTAGCACCGGTATCCGTTGTTGAAGTTGATTCGACTCGTTGCTTGATCCGCTCCTGTTGAGAATGGTCTTCACTGCAGAGCTGGCTATGGTGTCGGCCTCGGCACTTCCGACAGGTATTTTTCGACGAACAGTTTCGACTCACGTGACCCTTCCGTAGACAATTTCGGCAAAGTTGTTGGCGGCGCACAAGTTTCTCTTTGTCTTCGGAAGTCATTTTAGAAAAAACGGAACACTGGTACAATGGATGATGGTCGGAGCAAGCGACACACTGCCGATAGTTGAACTGGGTTGAATGGCTAACAAGTGGAGGacgagaagtcgatttttttgctGAAGCTGTTGCTGAACACTCTGGCTGACCGTTGCTCACACACTGTAGAACTGTGACTCGTCGTTGAAGGAAGCCTACCAAATCTTGGAACGTTGATGCCTCTTTCGAAGACGAAAACTCCTCCCAATCTCTTCGAGTTGTTGGATCAAGGCGGATACTCAGCATTCGTATTAGTAAAACATCCCAATATTCTGTTCTTTCCCCAAGCTGTTTAAGTATTCGAACATTCGCTTCAAACCGTTCAACCAACGAATGAAGATCAGCCGCAGATTCTCGCttgagttgtgaaaattcaaacaatgaaTCAACATAGGTTTGTTTCAAACGAACAGGGTTTTGGAAATGCTCCACAAGAAGGTTCCAAGCAACGGGATAGTTATTAGCGCTTATCGCAATGGTTTGAATAAGCTTTAGGGCATCTCCGCTTAACGACGATCTCAAATAATAGAATTTCTGGATGTTTGATAAGTCACTAGAAGAGTGTACCAGAGAAACGAACAGATCGTGAAAGTTCAGCCATTGCTCTAACGACCCATTGAACACCGGAAGCTTCACATCGGGCAGCCGGATCTGAGAAGAAGCAGGGAAATGCGCATTTGACTGAACAGGAAGCGGGTACGAAGtcgaaacatttttattaacgGCCAGTAAGAACCCTTTTACTCGGTAGTATTCTGTTTCGAAATGCGATCGCTGCTTGAACTGTTGCTCGAGTGTATCCATGTCGTCGACATCGGAAGCTTCGAGCTCGGCCTGGGTCTTGGAGTAGTCCGTCCAGAGAACACCCAGATTCTCCAGGCGAACGGGTACCTCAATCGATTGTGTCTCTTCGTCGTAGTTGTCGACGAAAACCTTGATGAGGTTGAAGGACGTCTCTAAACTGCGGATTCTCAGTTTCAGAGACTTGATTCGTCGCTCCGAAGCCATTTCCAACGCCGAATTGTCTGGAAATCGAAAAACCAGCGGAGCACAAACGACACTCGTTTAAAGTTAATGGAATTCTAATTACCTTTTAGAGGCAATTAGATTGCCTTGTAAATTTATATCAACAGGAACTAATCCAACTCCGGAAACGTGATGGTGTAGATGATGTCTTCCTTGAAACGTATAGGGGTTCCGGATGCTCGGAGTTCGACGatcatccggttcgaaggaccatatgGAAGTACCTTATCGGATCGGCAGGATGGATTAGCAGCTGGCGGGTAAGTAGGATTCTTCTAACGTTGCGGGTGAGTATCTTCCTTTGATGgtagtttattttcttttcaggtTGCACTTTCTTTCTGGTTTCTTCGGTTTGCAGGTAAGTTTTCCGGTTCTTCGTTTTGCAGGTAAGTACACGGTTTGAATTTGGTCACAATAACGATACTTTTATTAACTTTCActtaatttaactttatttacaGCTAACAAAATCTAAACTTAACTTCtctatacaaaattttgaatcaaaacaactTTCACTTTTCAAATAGCAGTCCGAGTGTGCGTTCGCTGGCTCGACTTTGACGGTTCTCGTGTCAGAGCAAAAAGAGAAACACATGATAGCTGATCGGCCTTTTATAAATTAGGGATGCCGGAAATTCCTCTTTTTCTCGTTGTTGTTTCCTAGCTCCCGAATAACTGACAGCATCCCGAGTACGACCCACTGCTAAAACTCCGCTTCTCGATG harbors:
- the LOC129759217 gene encoding uncharacterized protein LOC129759217, giving the protein MASERRIKSLKLRIRSLETSFNLIKVFVDNYDEETQSIEVPVRLENLGVLWTDYSKTQAELEASDVDDMDTLEQQFKQRSHFETEYYRVKGFLLAVNKNVSTSYPLPVQSNAHFPASSQIRLPDVKLPVFNGSLEQWLNFHDLFVSLVHSSSDLSNIQKFYYLRSSLSGDALKLIQTIAISANNYPVAWNLLVEHFQNPVRLKQTYVDSLFEFSQLKRESAADLHSLVERFEANVRILKQLGERTEYWDVLLIRMLSIRLDPTTRRDWEEFSSSKEASTFQDLVGFLQRRVTVLQCVSNGQPECSATASAKKSTSRPPLVSHSTQFNYRQCVACSDHHPLYQCSVFSKMTSEDKEKLVRRQQLCRNCLRKGHVSRNCSSKNTCRKCRGRHHSQLCSEDHSQQERIKQRVESTSTTDTGATSEAASTSLSAAIHNPGAGRHSNKVILATAVITLVDDHGNSHTARALLDSGSECSFITESFSQRLQSRREKVHLSISGIGHTSTHARLKLRTTVRSRITRFSTIVELLVLPKLTLNLPSTTMNISSWSFPEGIQLADPAFYQANTIDVVLGAEIFFDVFKPSGRISIGDGLPMLVNSAFGWVVSGKFMQSNQLNTISCNVATVADIHRFMQRFWAIEEESAVPSLSVEEAACEEHFRRTVQRASDGRYIVRLPLKEAADTIGDNCNTARRRFHMIESRLQRNRELQIQYRDFMTEYETLGHMQRVTGTVESDSSRYYLPHHPVIRETSSTTKVRVVFDASCKSASGKSLNDVLMVGAVIQDDLRAIILRSRLHQIMLIADIKQMYRQILVDDRDIPLQRIFWRNSPDQPLETFELKTVTYGTASAPFLATRVLQQLADDEETNFPEAAKVLKRDVYVDDLFTGGSSPTTVTELRTQLDQLCRRGGFEFRKIASNCESVLDGISSDRRAIQSSVELAADQCIKTLGLHWEPTGDNLRFHIQLPKQPPDTLMTKRIALSQIAQLFDPLGLVGPVIVTAKIFMQTLWSLTSDDDKPWGWDQPLPDSLSTYWINYYSQLPLLEQLRIPRCVVLPNPSNIQLHLFSDASEQAYGACAYLRSTDSSGNILVSLLTAKSKVSPLKRRSIPRLELCGALEAAQLYQKVCSALGSTFTTFFWVDATTVLAWLKAIPSVWTTFVANRVSKIQLATVDTCWNHVAGQQNPADHISRGIGAGTILSCDLWWK